One Spinacia oleracea cultivar Varoflay chromosome 4, BTI_SOV_V1, whole genome shotgun sequence DNA segment encodes these proteins:
- the LOC110787727 gene encoding auxin-responsive protein SAUR21-like, translating to MVFRLPSMISSSSKQFLKLHSKNQKGVPKGHVAVYVGVNEEKKRYVVPLTCLSRPEFQNLLSRAEEEFGFNHPMGGLTIPCNEETFIHVLNCQ from the coding sequence ATGGTTTTCAGATTGCCTTCAATGATCTCGTCATCTTCCAAACAATTTTTAAAATTGCACAGCAAAAACCAAAAAGGCGTACCAAAGGGCCATGTCGCGGTGTATGTGGGAGTTAACGAGGAAAAGAAGCGGTATGTGGTGCCCTTGACATGCTTGAGTCGTCCAGAATTTCAGAACCTTCTAAGTCGAGCTGAAGAAGAATTTGGCTTCAACCATCCCATGGGCGGTCTCACCATTCCCTGTAATGAAGAAACATTTATTCATGTTCTCAACTGTCAATAG